In the genome of Deltaproteobacteria bacterium, one region contains:
- a CDS encoding tetratricopeptide repeat protein: MSKFKYVFLLLFLIFLSSCATTNPAQNKKESLIYYEMGRNIIYHKDIKALPQAFVYLEHAKKLDPSNPRIYYMTGMAYRLRGEKEKAKNYFLQAIEKDKEFGDAYNALGIAYAENNEFEKAIQCFTRLINNPTYSHPDLAYYNRASVYMKLKNWKKAEEDFEDAIAFSNGENKDYLWSLSSLYIAKKDYWKALIMMNKIVEKFGITDDIKYYKGYCYLKLSLQKKAKNILSSIDKKSPFYKRACELLKNK, translated from the coding sequence ATGTCAAAATTTAAGTATGTTTTCCTACTATTGTTTCTTATATTTCTTTCTTCATGTGCAACAACTAACCCTGCACAAAACAAAAAAGAATCACTCATCTATTACGAAATGGGAAGAAATATCATTTATCATAAAGACATAAAAGCCTTGCCTCAAGCCTTTGTCTATCTTGAACATGCAAAAAAGCTGGACCCTTCCAACCCACGAATATATTACATGACAGGCATGGCTTACAGATTAAGGGGAGAAAAAGAAAAGGCAAAGAATTATTTTTTACAGGCAATAGAAAAGGATAAAGAATTTGGAGACGCTTATAATGCTTTGGGAATAGCTTATGCAGAGAATAATGAATTTGAAAAGGCAATTCAATGTTTTACAAGGCTCATAAATAACCCCACTTATTCTCATCCAGATTTGGCTTATTATAATAGAGCCAGTGTCTATATGAAATTGAAAAATTGGAAAAAAGCAGAAGAAGACTTTGAGGATGCCATTGCTTTTTCAAATGGAGAAAACAAGGATTATCTGTGGAGTTTATCTTCTCTATATATAGCTAAAAAAGATTACTGGAAAGCTCTTATTATGATGAACAAAATAGTAGAGAAATTCGGCATAACCGATGACATAAAATACTACAAAGGGTATTGTTATCTGAAGCTATCCCTACAGAAAAAGGCAAAAAACATACTCTCTTCAATAGATAAAAAAAGCCCCTTCTATAAACGAGCATGTGAACTTCTCAAAAATAAATAA
- a CDS encoding ATPase: protein MKTNLYPMRGRLYLKSKKYKEPTVCPKCGLVFTGGRWKRLEEKPEGEVNTELCPACKCIRDKYFAGVLRINSDLVKTKNEEIKNLIRNEEEKMQRVSPLRRIGKIEEDIEKGKMVIHTTFEHLATRIGKALARAYKGELEIKYKVGVKAVRVWWKR from the coding sequence ATGAAAACTAATTTGTATCCAATGAGAGGAAGATTATATTTGAAAAGTAAAAAGTACAAGGAGCCTACGGTTTGCCCTAAATGTGGATTGGTATTTACAGGCGGAAGGTGGAAAAGATTGGAAGAAAAACCAGAGGGAGAGGTGAATACTGAGTTGTGTCCCGCCTGCAAATGTATAAGGGATAAATATTTTGCTGGAGTGTTGCGCATAAATAGTGATTTGGTAAAAACAAAGAATGAGGAGATAAAAAATCTTATAAGAAATGAGGAAGAAAAAATGCAAAGAGTGAGTCCCTTGAGAAGGATAGGAAAGATAGAAGAAGATATTGAAAAAGGGAAGATGGTTATTCATACTACATTTGAACATCTGGCTACTCGCATAGGCAAGGCACTGGCAAGAGCATACAAGGGAGAGTTGGAGATAAAGTATAAAGTGGGCGTAAAAGCGGTGAGAGTGTGGTGGAAAAGGTAA
- a CDS encoding NAD-dependent epimerase/dehydratase family protein, which yields MEKVKILVTGATGFVGRNVIDELRREGRECIALIRNKQKAEKIWGKNIELRIADLRDRETVSSTFKGVDIVVHIAGLIKTNRNSEFYSSNVTGAENVARASSLCGVKKIIYVSSLSVQNPISHYGKSKLLAEKKLLQYKDGLQISILRPAVVYGPYDEGMYYYFKMAKRGMIPILRKERYISLIYVKDVARTINLLIDRDNPETEVFQLSDNHIYTWEYAARALFDSVNIKGKVIRFPEFSPYVFAYSSRVFSKIFKYEPILTIDKMREFMQKKWICNSSRLFLKTGFIPSYTIEKGFKKTAQWYIENDWL from the coding sequence GTGGAAAAGGTAAAAATACTCGTAACGGGTGCCACCGGTTTTGTGGGTAGAAATGTTATAGATGAATTGAGAAGAGAAGGCAGGGAATGCATAGCTTTGATTAGAAATAAACAAAAAGCAGAGAAAATATGGGGGAAAAACATTGAATTGCGTATAGCAGATTTGAGAGATAGAGAAACAGTATCTTCTACTTTCAAAGGTGTAGATATCGTTGTTCACATAGCAGGTCTTATAAAAACGAATAGGAATAGCGAATTTTATTCATCCAATGTTACGGGCGCAGAGAATGTAGCTCGGGCTTCATCGTTATGTGGTGTTAAAAAGATTATATATGTGAGCAGTCTTTCTGTGCAAAATCCTATTTCTCATTATGGAAAGTCAAAGCTTCTGGCTGAAAAGAAACTCTTACAGTATAAAGATGGATTGCAAATAAGCATTCTTAGACCTGCGGTTGTCTATGGTCCTTACGATGAGGGGATGTATTATTATTTTAAAATGGCGAAAAGGGGCATGATCCCTATTTTAAGAAAAGAGAGATATATCAGTCTCATCTATGTAAAGGATGTGGCAAGAACGATAAACCTGCTTATAGATAGAGATAACCCTGAGACGGAGGTTTTTCAGCTTTCGGATAATCACATATATACATGGGAATATGCCGCTCGTGCTCTATTTGATAGCGTGAATATAAAGGGAAAAGTAATAAGATTTCCCGAATTTTCACCTTATGTTTTCGCTTATTCCTCCAGAGTTTTTTCCAAAATTTTTAAATATGAACCGATTCTTACCATAGATAAAATGAGAGAGTTTATGCAGAAAAAATGGATATGTAATTCATCCCGCCTTTTCTTAAAAACAGGCTTTATTCCTTCCTATACAATTGAAAAGGGTTTCAAGAAAACAGCCCAATGGTATATAGAAAATGACTGGTTATGA
- the mtnA gene encoding S-methyl-5-thioribose-1-phosphate isomerase, translated as MTGYEAIRFINDVLYILDQRRLPLEEEYFEAKTYKDIVYAIDNMVLRGAPLIGIAAAFGIYLSIKDAKTKQEIFSKFHEAKSRISQTRPTAVSLFKAMNEMGKCIDEFNILPEYKLKNKLRAKAISLWEKEKETEEEMAGAGANYLKDKKRILTHCNTGMLATGGYGTALGVIRKLWEENGEIMVIVDETRPFLQGSRLTAWELKKLSIPYRIVVDSACCILMDRGLVDCVIVGADRIAKNGDVANKIGTASLSTVAKRFDVPFFVVAPFETIDKNIESGKDIPIEIRDDNEITQIKDFVIAPEGSKTLNFSFDVTNAEFISAIITEEGIFHYPYNFK; from the coding sequence ATGACTGGTTATGAGGCAATAAGATTCATTAATGATGTTTTATATATATTAGACCAGAGAAGGCTGCCTTTAGAAGAGGAGTATTTTGAAGCGAAAACCTACAAAGATATAGTCTATGCCATAGATAATATGGTGCTGCGCGGTGCTCCTTTAATAGGTATTGCTGCCGCTTTTGGTATTTATCTATCCATAAAGGATGCGAAAACAAAACAAGAGATATTCTCTAAGTTTCATGAAGCAAAAAGTAGGATTTCTCAGACCCGACCCACGGCTGTAAGTTTATTTAAGGCAATGAATGAGATGGGAAAATGTATTGATGAATTTAACATTTTACCAGAATATAAATTAAAGAATAAGCTGAGGGCAAAAGCAATATCTTTGTGGGAGAAGGAAAAAGAGACAGAAGAAGAGATGGCTGGGGCAGGAGCAAATTATTTAAAGGATAAAAAGCGTATTCTTACCCATTGTAATACGGGTATGCTGGCTACAGGTGGATATGGAACGGCATTAGGAGTAATTAGAAAATTATGGGAAGAAAACGGGGAGATTATGGTAATAGTGGACGAAACGCGTCCTTTTCTGCAAGGGTCCAGATTAACAGCCTGGGAATTAAAAAAACTAAGTATTCCTTACAGGATTGTTGTAGATAGCGCATGCTGCATATTGATGGATAGAGGCTTGGTAGATTGTGTAATTGTAGGAGCGGATAGAATTGCAAAAAATGGTGATGTGGCAAATAAAATTGGCACCGCTTCTCTATCTACAGTGGCAAAGAGATTTGATGTGCCTTTTTTTGTAGTTGCTCCTTTTGAAACTATAGACAAGAATATAGAATCTGGAAAAGATATTCCCATAGAAATAAGAGATGACAACGAGATAACACAGATTAAAGATTTTGTTATTGCACCAGAGGGTTCAAAAACGCTTAATTTTTCTTTTGATGTTACGAATGCAGAATTTATCTCCGCTATTATCACGGAAGAAGGTATCTTTCATTATCCTTATAATTTTAAGTAG
- a CDS encoding response regulator, whose amino-acid sequence MKKKVLAVDDEESICLLYEEEFKDEGYDVITAKTGKEAIELFEKEKPDIVILDINMPEMTGIEILRILKEKSSNTPVVMSTAYAHYKQDFTVWAADAYIIKSPDLTELKQKVKELLST is encoded by the coding sequence ATGAAAAAGAAAGTTTTAGCAGTAGATGATGAAGAAAGTATCTGCCTCCTTTATGAGGAAGAATTTAAAGATGAAGGATATGATGTAATTACGGCAAAAACTGGAAAAGAAGCAATCGAGCTCTTTGAAAAAGAAAAGCCAGACATAGTAATCCTGGACATAAACATGCCAGAGATGACTGGTATCGAAATTCTAAGAATACTCAAGGAAAAATCTTCCAACACCCCGGTTGTTATGTCCACTGCTTATGCCCACTACAAACAGGACTTCACCGTATGGGCAGCAGACGCTTACATTATTAAATCGCCGGATCTTACGGAATTAAAGCAAAAAGTGAAAGAACTTTTGTCTACTTAA
- a CDS encoding GHKL domain-containing protein has product MRETDYFKLLYEAGIAISSTDNIEQLFHIILTSVTLGDGLGFNRAALFLIDKKEGIVKGILGIGPDSAKEAACIWDGLKNLNLKGKMSEWLLNEIDIEAQSQSNFCKEIQNIQYHIEESPFIQKFLQTKQAILLKAKQAKDIDKQITDKITLEEFAISPLISRGNLIGFILADNYFNKKPITENDLNIILLFSNRAAIAIDNLLNIEEYKQLNRMLISAQTQLLQTESLKKLGEVTASVTHEIKNVLLGISGFFNRLKKYIPEDEGKATRYVEIIEKELQRLDRLVIDINRFSKTSVKSPQTYFDINQTIENAIKLVQEQTTNKDIKFQCLLDKNTKQCYGNADRIEQVLLNLLNNAADALKSKRTGKIKIKTDTDGKYISVSVQDNAGGIDLDTMSHIFKPFYTTKSNGTGLGLSIVKQIIQEQNGKIEIDNNIGKGVTFTIKLLKEKP; this is encoded by the coding sequence ATGAGAGAAACAGATTACTTTAAGCTTTTATACGAAGCAGGCATAGCAATAAGCTCTACTGATAATATAGAACAATTGTTTCATATTATTCTCACTTCCGTGACATTGGGTGATGGCCTGGGATTTAACAGGGCAGCTCTTTTTCTGATAGATAAAAAAGAAGGTATAGTAAAAGGTATCTTGGGTATCGGCCCAGATTCTGCAAAAGAAGCCGCTTGTATATGGGATGGATTGAAAAATTTAAACTTAAAAGGGAAAATGAGCGAATGGCTTTTGAATGAAATAGATATAGAAGCACAAAGCCAAAGCAATTTTTGCAAAGAGATACAAAACATCCAATATCATATAGAAGAAAGTCCCTTTATTCAAAAGTTTTTGCAAACAAAACAAGCGATATTGTTAAAAGCCAAACAGGCAAAAGATATAGACAAACAAATAACAGATAAAATAACCTTAGAAGAGTTTGCGATTTCTCCTCTTATCTCCAGAGGCAATCTCATTGGATTTATACTTGCAGATAATTATTTTAACAAAAAACCTATCACCGAAAATGATCTAAATATAATTTTGCTCTTTTCCAATCGTGCGGCGATAGCCATAGACAATCTATTAAATATTGAAGAATACAAACAATTAAACAGAATGCTTATATCCGCCCAAACTCAGCTTCTCCAGACTGAATCTCTCAAAAAATTAGGAGAGGTAACAGCATCAGTAACTCACGAAATCAAAAATGTCTTGCTGGGCATTTCCGGATTCTTCAATCGATTAAAAAAATATATCCCTGAAGACGAGGGAAAAGCAACGAGATATGTAGAAATAATTGAAAAGGAACTGCAGCGATTAGACAGATTGGTGATAGATATAAACAGATTTTCTAAAACCTCAGTAAAAAGTCCGCAAACCTACTTTGACATAAATCAAACCATAGAAAATGCGATAAAATTGGTCCAGGAACAAACAACAAACAAAGATATTAAATTTCAATGCTTGCTGGATAAAAACACAAAACAGTGTTACGGCAATGCCGACCGCATAGAGCAAGTGTTATTGAATCTACTAAATAATGCTGCTGATGCGCTAAAATCAAAAAGAACAGGAAAAATAAAAATAAAAACAGACACAGATGGTAAATATATATCCGTAAGTGTTCAAGACAACGCAGGAGGTATTGATTTAGACACAATGTCGCACATCTTTAAACCCTTTTATACTACAAAATCTAATGGGACAGGGCTGGGTCTTTCTATCGTAAAACAAATCATTCAGGAACAAAATGGGAAAATAGAAATAGACAACAACATAGGAAAAGGCGTTACATTTACCATCAAATTATTGAAGGAGAAACCATAA